gtattccaccattctaatgcttcttccttgaaaaggtgcgaagcgtacataaccttatcttcctcaacacatttacttattctaattactgcctcggttttctctaaccaacgcagtgccgcagttgccccttcattgcctgcgaactctacgggtttacaggcaaggaactccttataagtgcaaccaggcgttgcagctttccttttcttagggagcggagcttgtcgcggttctttatcatgattaacatgatcattgcctctgtttacgctattactgaaattatcttcagaaatacgtttgctaggaatgatttgctgtGGTTCTACGGGATCTTTAACAGCAGTgacaattgctggaatagcgttggctatcccctgagcaatcattgttggaatagtattagctatcccttgagcaacgatattttctatatcctgcctagtcatatattgaccccctgactgttgctcagattgattaccCTCGTTAACTGGTTCGTTATTAGCATTTTCCATTGGATAACTAATTTATGAATCAATAATTAGTATATAAGAAATAATTCAATGTTACatttaattgcacataatcacatataCGAACCCAATTCTGTAAATTTTCTAAGATTTCCATtatatcatgcttctatatacaaccgttttatttatttattttacacatactgattttacttATTACTATTACATAATCGTAATTTCATAACTCCTTTATCCTTTCGTTAGATAATAGTCTAACAACGGTGTTTCCTTTGGATTGTATTTTCAGGAGATTTGtttcccaatctcttggatcctattcccaacaTTCATTAATTCCTGACCCAAGTGGTGAAGTCTAGCTGTTTTCTTGTTACTctttggtggatttggtaaaggttctaggTTGAACtaaggaaaaagcttatagggattgttcTGTAACTGTATTTCATGAGTCAACCATTCGTTTATTTTGAAAGGTTGCGAGTGTACTgaaaggtttggaatagctggttctaagttcctAGATAGTTGTGTTTCATTAATAGTCTTGATAATACTATAGTCTGTTATTGTAAGATCTAATTCTTCTTGAGATGGTAACCCCttaatttgcctagaactttcttcGATTTCCGGGTTCTTAGGCTTGATAGGTAAAACATTAAATTCTATAGGTTCCTCCctatctggtatatacctattaaaatctctggaaacttctattcttactggatagagattgaAATTCTGAAGGTTATCAGACAAATTACTCATGCTGTTTTTTGCACAATACATACAATTATTATGTCAGAATTTATAACAAATTTTGATAGAAATATGTGTTTATCTACCAGAACAATTAGGATTTTAAAGTACCCTAAGTTTTAtttataagtttatatatatactgAGTAAGGCTTCTAGATTTGTAAGGGTACTGAAATTTTAGTCTAAATTGCTAAACATATAAAATCTGTTTCATACTATATGCAATTAATCAGATAGtaaagcacataatcacagaatagtAATTTAATAAGATTAAGTATTTTGTAAAtacttaataggcttaaatcagtggcttgatcagtggctcaTTTTAAttattggctctgataccacctttttctgtcacggcccccgacccggtttgacccgtttcgggagccgcgggacagaaaatcccgtggtatttatttttatagcggaagtcttaacaggatcgttttaaactttgaaaatttgcccgagtattatttatttacatttcgggataatcccgtaaatatcataatttcattattttacaaacatgtttatttattttagttgagccaccacttcaagcttgatagtgctccgtagcacgtgtacttaattcaataagtcacctgaaacatgttgtaaaaaggttttgtcagcggggaaatactgagtgaatcattcagttttgtttaaaacgacacatagttataaattacagcataagagcgattacaatggcattatcttattttatatctggtattgccacccgtgtgacgatggtcatatcactattgggtccagtcacccaattagtgacgttttatCACTGTTAGGGCTTGTAGCCTAACCACTGTTAGGGCTTACTGCCTAAccctgtgagaaattagtaatgtgcacaataccccactaaccagcggttaagataaccacgacttaatccctgtaattataacactttgaaaataatttgaggtattgtaatacttactcacaaactgtgagaaaacagtttaaaaagaagaatgactcacattgcagatttaacgggcaaggtataagcctaatGATTtgccttgatttaacctaatttaataataatgcacacacaataggttagtaactaattcagcagttacgtcaattcacgagatcaaaccctcacaatgattaacaagtgcaatacttaataattcaatcggattcacaacgaataacagagcatagtccgaattcgaacagcactctaatattcaagtcgaaatcacgacgaataatcaaagtacaagctcaatttgagcagcactcggacaatcgttggatagttataatcgatcggatgttgaatcgtaatagcgatcgagttattaccctgattgcggcagcgtttcgtgacgTGTGTGTGTTAATTGAAGTAATTTGGTGATATCTCGACGTACAGAACGAATTCTCTCGTCGAACTaacgcaggaaatcaagtgccaaactcctctatttatatcTGAATTTTGGTCTccctcgcgtgtcacgacaggaaaacatggtcctggcgcgtggcgcgacgggtcacttttaatatgaggtagccacgcgtcccagtagcttgggtgagtcgacggttcgagaaaattcgatttctatcaaaaacagtttgagaaatactaactaggaaataccccccctgagttttaggggccctgatcctgattccgattgttatgaaaattttagggttagtgcagaattacttgggtgtctcaattagggttttcttgttgactaattatcgtcctaattatggattttagtggcagttgttacatcgaGTCGTCACAGAAAGTGATAAAGTATCTCTTACCCCCACGAGTAAGAACTCCATTCAGTTCACAAATATCTGAATGAATTAGTTCTAGTAGTGATGTATTGCGTTTAGGAACACTTGGAAAAGGTTTCTTTGTGAATTTTGATTTAACACAAGTTTCGcatttttcaaagtctttatcatttaattttaataaacctttagtttgcattttttcaatgtttttaatatttgtaTGAGCTAAACGTTTATGCCATAAAGAAATTGAACAAGCGATATAATCAGAAGACATAATTTCATTCAAATCAAAACCAATTGCATTACATTCACCAACACTAGAACTAACACTACCACCACTATCACTATCACTTTCATTCCCAAACCCATCAATCACTGAAACGCCCCCTTCATCCGAATCTTCTTCTTCACCAATCCCATCTTCAGCTAAGTCAAGACGATACATTCCACCCGTGTTCTTTGCTTGACCCACATAGATGTCGTTTAGAGAAAACTTCACACGGAGATTCTTGATAACCAGCTTGTAACCATTCCGATCAAACTTATCAGCAGAAACAAGACCCTTGGTGATACCAGGAACATGCAAAACGTCCTGAAGAGTAACCACTTGACCATCTCTAAAGTTTAGCCGCACCGTGCCTTTACCACGAACCTCTACACGATGTCCATCAGCACATACCACCACTGTTCCTTGAGGAACAGGAGCATAAGTCAGAAACGAGCCACGATTCCCACAAACATGAACAGTGGCTCCAGAATCCAAAAACCATCCTCTACATGCCACAATGCGTGTATATTGAGAAAGCATATTAACTTCACCAAGACCCACATTGGCCACTAGATTGGTGACTTTCTCAACATCAATAGCACTTGTAGAACCAACCGTAGATCCAGATTTCCTTTGAGAGCACTCTCGTGCATAATGCCCTGCTTCTCCACAAACATGACATTTACCAGACCTCTTTGGTTGATGGTTGTTAGTGTGTTGTGACTTCTTGAATTCTTTCTTCTTTGGTGCTGTAAACTTCTTATTCTTTGATGATGCCCCTTTTCCCTTTTGACCAGATCCTCCAGCAACATGATTCACACTCGATCCGACTTTACCTCTTttgtccctgttgcgtgtttccTCCTCAATTCGAAGGTGCTTCAACAGTTCATCCAAAAAGTAGTCCTCAGACTTGTGCATCATtctctttgagaaatctttccaACCAGGAGGCAATTTTGCAATAATGACCCCTACTTGAAATATTTCTGGCAGCGGAATAGAAAGTGCAGTCAATTTGTTAACAAGAACTTGGAGTTCATGCACCTGCTCCAAGATTGACTTGTCATCGACCATTTGGAAGTCTAGGTACTTGGCAATAAGGTATTTGATAGTACCTTCTTCATGAGCCTTGTACTTATCTTCCAAAGCTTTCCACAATTCTCTAGCACTTTTTATCGGTGCGTACAAGTCATAGAGACGATCCGAAAGGGAATTTTTGATGTGGCCCAGACAAAGATCTTCAGCTTCCTTACGGATAAGTCTTTGCCTTGCCAAATCTTCATTTGGGAGCTCTCCTGCTTCACCAGGAGGGTCATCAGGGATTGCAGGCAAGTCAGGATCAAGGATATAGTAAAGTTTCAGCACAACTAGCATGAACTTAACCTTGTCCGCCCAGCGGGTATAGTTCTGACCATCGAATCTGTCCAACTTGACAAACTCTTGATTCATGAATCTCAGATTGGCTGTTGGTAGTTCAGAGTCCATTTATTCTGTTGATTAAAACACAAGATAAAAtcctttaagattgttgaaaataAATCAATCAAACAGTTAatttattaattaccaagttatcaGCCAAACCAATTTGTTCCAActtgagcaaactgattaaagaaaggtagaaggagacTGTCCCGTTGTCGGACGAATTTAAAGAATAAGTAAATTAAAACCAACCTGGCGAGTGATAACGAAGATCCTTGAACGAAAGCCTTGAACTGCACGGAAAAAACTCCTGTCCTTAAAGGATTTTACGCGCTCGTATTGCTGTGAGCTGCAGCGTAAACTCCCAGGATTTAATGCAGAACTGATCTGGTATTCCAACAGCAATGGAAACCAGAAAACGCAGAAGCTGGAACGAAAACAGAATCACacaatagagagagagagagctgcgaATTTGAGGTGAATAAATGGGTAGCAGGAAGCCTTTATTTATATGTGTGGGTTATACCTGAGAATGAGAAAAATAGGGAGAGATATACCAATCCCATACGAATTCGTTTTTCTGGATGCATATCCATACGAATTCGGTTACAGAATAGCTATCCCATACGAATTCGAATCAGTATGGGATAACCCCCACTGTTTCGAATTAATCTCTATCTCCCTATCTCATTTGAACCACAGATCTGACCCACCTGACCAgaccttagctaaaaataaaagctcCTCAGCTCCTCGTGCAAAGTGCGCCTCAAACGCGACCATTCGCGAGCTCGCAGCTCGGCTCGGCGCGCGTGTGGGCTTCACCCACTTCTCAACCCATTTATCACTATGGAGGCCCATAAGGGGTAATCCCTTATAAACCACCCAAACTTCACTCACTCCACCAATGTGGGATAGAGGAAACATACCAACTTGTATGTTCCTCTTTAAAATTATCTTTAATATTTCCAACACGTAGTCATTGTAGACTTGTTTACAAATTAATTCTTTCGATTATTCCCATGGAAACACATACTCCATTTTACATATACGTATAAAATCAATATCCAATCATGCATACAATAATTCACAATACAAAAAAAACCCAGCAGCAGTTGAGTGTTTATCCTAAAGATCTAGATCTCGAAGTTCCTTGAGACCCATAGGAGACACATATCTTGGGTCACCTTGGAGCAATTGTTTAGCAATGATCACGTTTGCAGCTTCACTAGGGTGGTAAGGATCCCAAAACACATGTTTATCTCTGTCCTCACACAAACTCGACGTCGGACCACATGGAATAATCCCTGCATACTGACCTCCATTCCCACAGCACGCTTTACTCGCTGTTTTAAATCCTACAATATTCAACAAACGAAACTTGAGTTACCTTATTGAAAATAGTCAAAGGGCTTGTAGTCTAGCGGTATCAAATTGTTGGTGTCAGAGTTGAGCTTAGCCattctaaaaatattaaaaagaaaacaATCACGTGTATATGATGGATCAATTTCGATCTCACCGTATTTGTCATAGTTCGTGATGAGCTCCAAGACTAAGTCGTATACATTGGCATGAACAAAAGTGGCTCCCGGGAGATTATCGTTCAATTCCGCCACCAAATCCTTCAACTTAGCATTGTATTGAAGCGCGAGTTTATTAGGCAACGCAACACATTCGTTCTCACTCAGTTGATTAATCGTCCTCTGATAAGGAATGCATCCGATCGGCCCCACGTTTCCTATGATGAATTTTCGTGCATCCAGTTGATAAAGTCTCTGCAATAATCATTAGTTTATGATCCAGTTATATATTTGGATACGATTGCATTATTTTTTTTATGCATCTTCTTTTATAATGTAATCTATGAAACTTACAGTAAGCTGTGATCTGAGGTGGCTAATGAGATCATCTACAAAAGCATCAGGACTCTGTGAAACCCTAGCTCCAATCGAGAGAACAGGAAGCAAATAGTTGTTCAGGAAGTCGTTAGATCCGATAGTGATCGAGAAGATCGATTTCTTCATGACGTGTTCCCTCGCTTTCGATGCACCAAGAAGTTTATCAATCTGTTTTCTAGTGATGTTGAAATAATCTATCTGGATGTCCATTGATAATCTGTTAACCTGTAGACACATTTAGATTAGCATTACCAGAAACAATAAACTTTGTAGACACATATTTAGTTCGTGTGTCAAGAAAGGTGTGTTTTCTAGTAGTGTAACAACTTACAAATATTTGCCCGGTGGCGTTCATAATCCCTCCGCCACCAGACGCGTAATTCACACCGTATAATATAACTTGTCCCGTCGAATTCGGGTCTAGAAACGGCACCGCATAGTGTTGCTGCCCCAATTCCTCTCCTACAAACATTAGTTTAGCTTATTATTTCACCAAAGTTAAAAAGGGGACGGTACCCTtgtaaattttattaattaaaaaataattacaaaCATAAACGAATTATAAATAACATGTAAAGGAGTTGCCATGATCATACCCACAATGTCTCCGATCGTTCTACCGTTGGTATAACGACCGGTCGGTTTGCCTCCAGACGGTTGAAAATCAATTCCGTTAGGTTTAATATTAGCTTTAGATAACGTGGGCAAAAAGTTATTATTTCCGGCATCAACCAATGAATCGCCGAAGATATACGAAGCTCCCAAAGTTCCGCCTTCGTCGCtgccagcagcagccacagctgCGGTGAAAGTAATTAACAGAAGTAGAACTGATGCCTTATGGTTGGCTGCATGAAAATATTTAGAATCCATGAGTGGTGGTAAAATGTTAAGAGGATGTGAATTGAAGTGGGAATGAAGGGAGGGGGATGGTGGATTTATATTTGtgggattttgaggtcaaaatgGATGAGTGGTTTGGTGAGACCTGAAGGAGGTTGTTGATCAACCATTGGAGTCATCAATGTCTTTACCTGTATTGACTAACTGGAATGCCCAGGTTCTAGGACGTCGAGCTGTTGCCTTTTGAAGCaaattatacgtatatgtgtggCTAGTGTTGGTATAGGGAAATATTGTGTATATGATTTTCTTCATTAAGATTTATTTTAAAATTGGTGCTGCATGCATTGGTACATGACACGTGGATATTATTTTGCAGGATACCAACTTCAACCTTCCAAGTACTAGAACATGCGCCCATTCAAGGTTGACGCTCTCGGCCCAAATTAAAACAATAGTCAAAGCCCAAAACCAAATGGCCCAAAAGTAGTAAGAGATGTGAATTATTAAGTgagtaaatttcaaagttcgtcctttatgtatgtctaatatatcaaagtatgtcctttgtctttaatatCATCAAGAAAcatacttaatgtttgaaaaaccattcaggttatgtcctttacccAAAACCTGGTTTGTTTTCCCAGTTAAGTCAGGTCATGTGAGAAGCACATGAGGGTATATTAGTCATTTTACCCTAAAcactaaaaaaattataaaaaattcaGATCTTCTCTCTTTGACTCTAATCTTCATAATCTGCACATTTTCATTAATAACCCAGATCTTCAAAACTTCAAAACACATTATCATCAATAACCCATATCTTCAAAAACCAGATCTTCAAAACATCAAAAcacaaagaaaaaataaaaatttatcaTCAATAACCCACATCTTCAAGACTTCAAAACCCAGATTATCATCAATAACCCAAATCTTCAAAACACAATGAAAAAATAAACAATTCgaaacttcaaaagacaaatccatATTTTGAAGAACAAATCCTTTCTTTCAATTTCAGTCTTAATACCTTACAACAACATACTTGTGCAGCCGTTAAAACATCTGTCTCTCTTCATTTTTCTGCGATGAACAAACTCAAAAACCCCAAATTCAAATTTAACATTCAGTCCAATCTGTTTCTACCCTCCACCACTTCTCCGATGTCATTCACCATCGGATTCCGTTTCTTCCGATGCTACACATCCAAACCCCAGGTCAGCTACATCAGACATCAGCAACAACCCATCTTCATCGGAGATTCACACTCCAAACAACTCCAAACAGTCGACAGGAATCATACACCTCACCATCAAATCTGAACCCTATCTCTCTGCATCTCCGTCGCAACAGAACCCCAACCTCCGAACACCACCGTCGCAACAGAACCCCGATTCATTCGTCGTCCACAACCCTATCCACCTTCACTTTCAGATCTCAGATTCCGAGATCTGTTCGTCTCTTGGTTGGGGCTCGATTTTAGTGGGGTGGGTGGTTGCGATGGTGGTTGAGGCTCGATTGTAGGTGGTTCAGAACCACAACCGCAATGTTGAATGGATAGATGGAGAGATATTGTGTTtagagagaaagagatgaaggAGGGTGTCTGGTTCTGTGTTTGAAATCGAAGAAGAAGGAGAGCAGGGGGTATTGTAGGGTTTACAACATAAAAGGAGTATTTAGAGTAAATGACATTAATGCCCTCATGTGCTTCTCACATGACCTGACTTAACTGGGAAAACAAACCAGGTTTTgggtaaaggacataacctgaatggtttttcaaacattaagtatgTTTCTTGAAGatattaaagacaaaggacatactttgatatattagacatacataaaggacgaactttgaatTACAATCTTATTAAGTGCTAAACTAGTAACAGATTTGAATCATTAAgatttgaaccattaagagtcagtataatgtctaactgttcagaggcaaatgtcttactaattcagattagaggattttaaccattcagactcagtataatggttaaccattcagaggcaaatgtctgaaccattcagacatttgctcgcgAAACAAATAGTCTAAACCATGAAGTGTTGAGAGTAAGATGTGTGAACCATTAAGAGgctcattaagagctaaacaaaccaTTGGTTTAAATACCGGTATGAACCGGCCAGTTATACCGGTTAAACCGGATATCGGACACAAGTCTGGTACGATAAAGGCCGGTAAAACCCGAATACGGTATGTCTTATGTACCGGTGGTAATCCGGTTCTACCAGTTCAAACTGTTGAACCGCTTTGCATTATCTTAAGATTTGATTTCTTAATTCTAATAAAATACGATATTGAGGTAATATTGATCTTCCATATTTCTGGTAATTAACCTAGTGTCTTCTATTCTAATATTTCATCGTTGTTGAAACTGTTACTCACCTCgtacaatgcaatattgtttataactaataaaaatattcTTAAATTCTTAATAGGTTACAATAAAAATAGttgtttttagataaaactatgatCGGTTACATAAATGCAAGTTGAGATTTGATTGTTTTTTAGATGAATTTGTATTTTATGTAATATATAGGGTTAACTAGtaacctggttcaaccggttaaGCCATTTTAAAGCCTAAGCCGGTATGACTTAAAAAccgatttttaaaacattgaaaCAAACAACTCATTAATTGGTTTAGAAAAACCAATTAAAAGGATccgttaataaaaaaaatgtagtTCGTATTAAACTAGCCTCTTCACCTTTCATTTTAATACGAGAAAAGTGCCCGGATAGTCCTTATGGTTTGCCCATTTTCACCTTTAGTcactaactttctaaaattacagttatagtccccaacttttgcaatttcgttcccggatagtccctggcgcggatagaagttagtttttggtgttaagttgatgtgaaatgacaaaattacccttacttaaaaaaattaaaacattaattataAAGTAAGGTCCACCCAAATCCTTTGACTTTTCAATACTACccctgtttttctttttcttctttacccctccttctttctttctttacAACCTACCTGCAACTACACCATCAACATTCTAAAATGAAAGGACTCATCCGGCCTTAACCCATTAGTATCACCCATCTTAAGTCTCACCAACAACTCATAAGCCTCTTCAACTCTCCCCATATAACACAAgtctgtaaacgaaccgaaccttcagcgaacagttcatgaaccgttcggcgggaagttcgtttatgttcgttcgtttaataaacgaacgaacgaacatgaacaaggaaTTTCGTTCGAAtagttaaatgaatgaacatgaacaaaggtctcgttcgttcaattgtgttcgcgAACGTTcagtaaggtgttcgtgaacgtgttcgtgaacattcgttcatttgcgttcgtttatgttcgcaTGTTTGTCTTTTAATGAAAGatttttgtactttcatatattttatctatacttttttatataattaaacttatatttatttattaccctaaaaattaaactaaaaaaacCCTATTTaaccttgtttatgcaccatttccctttcatttcttattatttacatcgacgaataCGAT
Above is a window of Helianthus annuus cultivar XRQ/B chromosome 14, HanXRQr2.0-SUNRISE, whole genome shotgun sequence DNA encoding:
- the LOC110903878 gene encoding GDSL esterase/lipase At2g23540, translated to MDSKYFHAANHKASVLLLLITFTAAVAAAGSDEGGTLGASYIFGDSLVDAGNNNFLPTLSKANIKPNGIDFQPSGGKPTGRYTNGRTIGDIVGEELGQQHYAVPFLDPNSTGQVILYGVNYASGGGGIMNATGQIFVNRLSMDIQIDYFNITRKQIDKLLGASKAREHVMKKSIFSITIGSNDFLNNYLLPVLSIGARVSQSPDAFVDDLISHLRSQLTRLYQLDARKFIIGNVGPIGCIPYQRTINQLSENECVALPNKLALQYNAKLKDLVAELNDNLPGATFVHANVYDLVLELITNYDKYGFKTASKACCGNGGQYAGIIPCGPTSSLCEDRDKHVFWDPYHPSEAANVIIAKQLLQGDPRYVSPMGLKELRDLDL